CCATCCTCAAACTTTTACCACCCTCAGAAAAGCGGGTTATGAGGGAAGTATTGACCATGCCGTGAAGGTTATGGTGGAAAAGTTTTCTCATATTACAGGGGCTGATTTTAATGAAAGCGTGTTAAGCAAAGAAGAAACTGCCGAGAGGGACAGGCTCTTAAATGAACATTATAAAAACCTTGTCACATGTTATGTGAAGTGACTTTTATTCCTCCTTTTTGAAAATCCTCTTGCCAAAATAATTCCTTTTTCCCTCCCTTGACAAAGGCTGGCGCCGTTGTTATTTTAACTTTTAAGCGATAGAGATTGTCTGTAAAACGGATTAAAACAAGCCCCTTTGACATGGAAGAAATACTTTCGGAACGTAATAAAAATATCATTGCAGAGATCATTAATGACTTCGTTCTTTATGGTGATCCTGTCGGTTCCGTCAAAATAGCCAGGACGACTGGCCTGGGACTAAGTCCGGCATCTATCAGAAATGCAATGTCTGATCTCGAGGAGATGGGCTATTTGAGCCACCCCCATACGTCGGCAGGGAGGGTTCCCACGGAAAAGGCTTACAGGTATTACGTTGATTCACTGCTCACAATGAAAGGACTTTCCAGGGGAGAAAAGAGAACCATCGAGAGCAGCTTTGCCTCCCCGCTGGCGTTGCCTGCTGCTTTACATGAGAGCTCAAGGCTTTTATCTTCACTTTGCAACCAGATGAGTATTGTTATGATGCCCACTTTTAATAATATTATTTTTAAGCGCATCGAGTTTATAGGGATGGGGAGAAAACGGCTTCTTGCCATTCTCATATCAAGGACGGGGCTTGTTATTAACAAGGTCTTTGATGTTGAAAGTGATGTTGCAGGGTCTGATCTCGAACAGATTAACAACTACCTTAATTCCATACTGGCCGGTCTTTCAATTAGAGAGGTAAAGCTTAAGATCGTTGAAGAGATGAGGCAGGAGAGGGCCCTCTATAATAAACTTCTTGCCAGGGCTTTAAAGCTGGGCGCCGATCTTGTTAAAGATCAGCCGGAAGGTGAATTTCACGTTGAGGGAAGGGCCAATATATTTAACCAGCCCGAATTTGCCGATATTGGAGAGATGAAACGCATATTCAGCACCTTTGAAGAGAAGAGCATTCTTCTCGATATGCTTGACAGAGCGCTTAAATCTGAAGATCTGAACGTATGGATCGGTGATGAAAATGGCTTGGCCGCACTTTCAGGCCTTAGCCTCATTACCTCATCTTACGGCACAAATGACAGAAAACTTGGTTGCATCGGCGTATTGGGACCTACAAGGATGGATTATTCGAGGCTCATCCCCATTGTCAGTTATACAGCCGAGAAGCTCAGTAATATAATCATGGAGGACTGATTTTTTAATGGAGACTAAGGGAAAAAAGATAGATATTGAAGAGGAAAAAAGCGCCTCCCCGGAAAAGAAAGAGAAAAAAGCGGCGCCAAAAGAGAAAAAAACAGCTAAAAAGAAGGAAGTCGAACTTCTTAAGGAACAGATAGCAGCGCTTGAAAAGGAAAAAAATGAAATAAGGGATAATGCCCTGAGAGCAACTGCCGAGACGGAGAACTTTAAAAAAAGACTGACAAGGGAAAAGGAAGACTTTGTTAAATATTCCAATGAAAAGGTAATCAAAGAGTTTCTTCCCGTCGTTGACAATCTTGAAAGAGCCGTCGAACATGCCAAAGAGGCCGGTGAAGGCGGGAGCTTGCTGGAAGGGGTCGAAATGACGCTCGATCTTTTTAAAAAGGCCCTGGCAAACCTTGGCGTAACCCAGGTGTCGGCGCTGGGTGAGCCTTTTAATCCTGAAAGGCACGAAGCGGTTCAGCAGATAGAAAGTGCAGACCATGAACCTAATATTGTCGTTAGTGAATTCCAGAAGGGCTACATGCTTCATGAAAGGCTTATCAGGCCGGCTATGGTCGTTGTTTCCAAAACACCGGCAGGTAAATAGGAAAAAATAAGGGCACCTCTAAAAAGGCACTGTTGTTAGAGACACCCTTAAAGTGAAAATAAATAAAAAGGGATTATTCCAGAAAAGAGAGGAGAATTTAGATGGGTAAGGTAATAGGAATCGACCTCGGTACGACTAACTCCTGTGTTGCCATTATGGAAGGCGGAGAACCGAAGGTAATTGTTAATGCTGAAGGTGGCAGAACGACGCCATCCATGGTTGCTATCACAGATAGTGATGAAAGACTTGTGGGACAGGTTGCCAAAAGGCAGGCTGTGACAAATCCGGAAAGTACTATTTATGCCGTAAAGCGACTTATCGGCAGAAAATATGGTACCAAAGAAGTTGATAAGGACATTGAAATCTGCCCCTATAAAATTGTGAAGGCAAAGAACGGAGATGCCTGGGTTCAGGTGAAAGACAAGGATTACTCGCCTTCCGAAATTTCTGCCATGATTTTGCAGAAAATGAAAAAGACGGCCGAAGACTATCTTGGCGAAGAGGTGACCGATGCCGTCATCACCGTTCCCGCTTATTTCAATGACAGCCAGAGGCAGGCTACAAAAGATTCCGGCAAGATTGCCGGGCTCAACGTGCTGAGAATTATAAACGAGCCTACCGCTGCTTCACTTGCCTATGGCCTGGAAGATAAAAAGGACCAGCAGATAGCTGTTTTCGACCTTGGCGGCGGTACCTTTGATATTTCTATCCTCGAGCTTGGTGACGGTGTTTTCGAGGTTAAGTCGACTAATGGCGATACTTTCCTCGGTGGAGAGGATTTTGACCAGCGTATCATCGATTACCTTGCTGAAGAGTTCAAGAAGGACCAGGGTGTTGATCTCAAGAATGACAAAATGGCCCTTCAAAGGCTTAAGGAAGGCGCTGAAAAGGCAAAAATGGAACTTTCTTCATCGATGGAGACGGATATTAACCTGCCCTTTATTACGGCTGACCAGACGGGTCCCAAGCATCTCAACATCAAACTTTCAAGGGCCAAGCTCGAAATGCTCGTTGAAGAACTGCTTAGCAATCTTGAAGCGCCCTGCAAGACAGCTCTTAAAGATGCCGGTATCAATGCTTCCGACCTTAATGAGGTTATCCTTGTCGGTGGTATGACGAGAATGCCTGCCGTCCAGGAAAGGGTTAAAAAGATATTCGGTAAAGAGCCTCACAAGGGGGTTAATCCCGATGAAGTTGTCGCTATCGGTGCTGCCATCCAGGGTGGTGTTCTTAAAGGAGATGTAAAGGATGTCCTCCTCCTTGATGTTACGCCTCTTTCGCTCGGTATTGAAACGCTCGGCAGTGTGATGACCAAGCTTATTGAGAAGAATACGACAATCCCTACCAAGAAGAGCCAGGTATTTTCAACGGCAGCTGATAACCAGCCTGCTGTTTCTATCCATGTTCTTCAGGGTGAAAGGGAAATGTCTGCCGATAATAAGACGATTGGCCGTTTTGAACTCGTCGGTATTCCGTCAGCTCCAAGGGGTGTTCCACAGATCGAGGTTACCTTTGATATCGATGCTAACGGTATTCTCCATGTTTCCGCCAAGGATCTGGGCACGGGTAAGGAGCAGTCCATCAAGATTACTGCATCCAGCGGTCTTTCCGAGGAAGAGATCGAGAAGATGGTGAAAGATGCCGAGGCCCATGCCGATGAGGACAAGAAGCGCAAGGAACTCGTTGAGGCGAGAAATACGGCTGATACGCTTGCTTATTCGACTGAGAAATCTCTCAAGGAGTATGGTGAAAAGGTTGATGCCGATACGAAGAAGAAGATTGAAGATGGCCTTGAAAATCTGAAGAAGGTTATGGAAGGGACGGATGTTGAGGCTATCAATAAAGCGACTGAAGAGTTGACCCAGGCATCGCACAAGCTTGCCGAAGCCATGTATGCCGAGGCGCAACAGGCAGCGGGAGGTGAAGAAGGCGCTTCTTCAGAAGGTGGCGAAGGTGGCGGAACTGCATCGGAAGATAAGAAGAAGGATGATGTTGTTGACGCTGAATTTGAAGAAGTTAAAGAAGATAAAAAAGAAGGCTAATTGAAATAAACCGGGAAAGCGCCTGACCGCTTCTTTCCCGGTTTATTCTTTTATAAGTTAAAACGGCAGCTTAAGCAGCGGCGAAAGAAGATTTTTAAATCGCTTTCCCCTTTGCTTTGGTAATTAATGAATAGTGAGCCCAGGGTAATGGGCTCATTTATTTTCAGAAGAAGGTGAATTTTGTCTAAAAGAGATTATTACGAAGTCCTTGGTGTTCATAAAAACGCATCCGACGCGGAAATAAAAAAAGCGTTCAGGAAACTTGCCGTTCAGTATCACCCTGACAAAAACCAGGGAAATAAAGAGGCTGAAGATAAATTCAAAGAGGTCAATGAGGCCTATGAGGTACTCAGTGATGCTCAGAAAAGGGCCACTTACGATCAGTTTGGCCACACCATGGGTCCCGAAGGTTTTGGGGGCTTTCGCGATTCGGGCTTTGGCGGTGGTGGTTTTGGTGACATCTTTGAAGATATTTTCGGTGATTTTTTTGGCGGCGGCGGCGGTGGTGCAGGCGCCAGAAGAGGCAGGGGGCAGCGGGGCTCTGACCTGAGATATAATATGGATATTACCTTTGAAGAGGCAGCCTTCGGGAAAGAGACGACTGTCAAGGTTCCTTCTGCGGAAGAGTGCGCCACCTGCAAAGGGAGTGGCGGAGACAGGGAAACCTGCGGCCAATGCGGTGGCAGTGGTCAGATGAAAATGCAGCAGGGCTTTTTTACGGTAAGCAGGACATGCAACCGCTGTGGAGGCATGGGCAGCAGTGTTACAGACCCCTGTAAAAAGTGTAAAGGGCAGGGACGTATCGAAATTAGCAAATCACTGTCCATCAAAATACCGCCCGGTGTGGAATCGGGGATGAGGCTGAGGTTGACGGGAGAAGGTGAGC
The sequence above is drawn from the Deltaproteobacteria bacterium genome and encodes:
- the hrcA gene encoding heat-inducible transcriptional repressor HrcA, producing the protein MEEILSERNKNIIAEIINDFVLYGDPVGSVKIARTTGLGLSPASIRNAMSDLEEMGYLSHPHTSAGRVPTEKAYRYYVDSLLTMKGLSRGEKRTIESSFASPLALPAALHESSRLLSSLCNQMSIVMMPTFNNIIFKRIEFIGMGRKRLLAILISRTGLVINKVFDVESDVAGSDLEQINNYLNSILAGLSIREVKLKIVEEMRQERALYNKLLARALKLGADLVKDQPEGEFHVEGRANIFNQPEFADIGEMKRIFSTFEEKSILLDMLDRALKSEDLNVWIGDENGLAALSGLSLITSSYGTNDRKLGCIGVLGPTRMDYSRLIPIVSYTAEKLSNIIMED
- the grpE gene encoding nucleotide exchange factor GrpE; the protein is METKGKKIDIEEEKSASPEKKEKKAAPKEKKTAKKKEVELLKEQIAALEKEKNEIRDNALRATAETENFKKRLTREKEDFVKYSNEKVIKEFLPVVDNLERAVEHAKEAGEGGSLLEGVEMTLDLFKKALANLGVTQVSALGEPFNPERHEAVQQIESADHEPNIVVSEFQKGYMLHERLIRPAMVVVSKTPAGK
- the dnaK gene encoding molecular chaperone DnaK, which translates into the protein MGKVIGIDLGTTNSCVAIMEGGEPKVIVNAEGGRTTPSMVAITDSDERLVGQVAKRQAVTNPESTIYAVKRLIGRKYGTKEVDKDIEICPYKIVKAKNGDAWVQVKDKDYSPSEISAMILQKMKKTAEDYLGEEVTDAVITVPAYFNDSQRQATKDSGKIAGLNVLRIINEPTAASLAYGLEDKKDQQIAVFDLGGGTFDISILELGDGVFEVKSTNGDTFLGGEDFDQRIIDYLAEEFKKDQGVDLKNDKMALQRLKEGAEKAKMELSSSMETDINLPFITADQTGPKHLNIKLSRAKLEMLVEELLSNLEAPCKTALKDAGINASDLNEVILVGGMTRMPAVQERVKKIFGKEPHKGVNPDEVVAIGAAIQGGVLKGDVKDVLLLDVTPLSLGIETLGSVMTKLIEKNTTIPTKKSQVFSTAADNQPAVSIHVLQGEREMSADNKTIGRFELVGIPSAPRGVPQIEVTFDIDANGILHVSAKDLGTGKEQSIKITASSGLSEEEIEKMVKDAEAHADEDKKRKELVEARNTADTLAYSTEKSLKEYGEKVDADTKKKIEDGLENLKKVMEGTDVEAINKATEELTQASHKLAEAMYAEAQQAAGGEEGASSEGGEGGGTASEDKKKDDVVDAEFEEVKEDKKEG
- the dnaJ gene encoding molecular chaperone DnaJ, with the protein product MSKRDYYEVLGVHKNASDAEIKKAFRKLAVQYHPDKNQGNKEAEDKFKEVNEAYEVLSDAQKRATYDQFGHTMGPEGFGGFRDSGFGGGGFGDIFEDIFGDFFGGGGGGAGARRGRGQRGSDLRYNMDITFEEAAFGKETTVKVPSAEECATCKGSGGDRETCGQCGGSGQMKMQQGFFTVSRTCNRCGGMGSSVTDPCKKCKGQGRIEISKSLSIKIPPGVESGMRLRLTGEGEPGSHGGPAGDLYVVINVEEHPFFMREGNEIICEVPIRFSQAALGDEIEVPTLNGKVKMKVPGGSQPGKVMRLKGKGFPDARGYGRGDQHVVLKVEIPTRLTDRQKELIREFDKESDEDAHPMRKGFFDKFKELFG